In Triticum urartu cultivar G1812 chromosome 6, Tu2.1, whole genome shotgun sequence, the following proteins share a genomic window:
- the LOC125514703 gene encoding transport inhibitor response 1-like protein gives MSAPPSSSPSPAPIPQPAATLAPAGMGGAAADDDSSGSPPSRMSDDDDDDGGGGAGGGDRWAPDLRGCGNGGRWAPPDQVLENVLESVLEFLTAARDRNAASLVCRSWYRAEAQTRRELFIGNCYAVSPRRAVERFGGVRAVVLKGKPRFADFSLVPHGWGAYVSPWVAALGPAYPRLERICLKRMTVSDDELALIPKSFPLFKELSLVCCDGFTTRGLAVIAEGCRHLRVLDLTEDYFHEEESEVVDWISKFPESNTSLESLVFDCVSVPFNFEALEALVARSPALRRLRVNDHVSIEQLRRLMARAPHLTHLGTGSFRSEPGPGGALSVSELATSFAASRSLVCLSGFLDANAAYLPAIYQVCANLTSLNFSFAGLTDEEFIPVIRHCVNLRTLWVLDTVGDEGLRAVAETCSNLRELRVFPLDATEDSEGSVSDIGLQAISEGCRKLESILYFCQRMTNAAVIAMSENCPDLLVFRLCIMGRHRPDRITGAPMDEGFGAIVMNCKKLTRLSVSGLLTDKAFAYIGRHGKLIKTLSVAFAGNSDMSLQHVFEGCTRLQKLEVRDSPFGDKGLLSGLNYFYNMRFFWMNSCRLTVKGCGDVAQQMPNLVVEVMKENEGEMDTVDKLYLYRSLAGPREDAPSFVNIL, from the exons ATGAGcgctcctccctcctcctccccctcccccgctcCGATCCCCCAGCCCGCCGCAACCCTAGCCCCCGCCGGCatgggcggcgcggcggcggacgaCGACTCCTCCGGCTCGCCGCCGTCGCGGATgtcggacgacgacgacgacgacggcggcggcggggcgggagGCGGCGACAGGTGGGCGCCGGATCTGAGGGGCTGCGGCAACGGCGGGAGGTGGGCGCCGCCGGACCAGGTGCTGGAGAACGTGCTGGAGAGCGTGCTCGAGTTCCTCACGGCGGCGCGCGACCGCAACGCGGCCTCGCTCGTCTGCCGCTCCTGGTACCGCGCCGAGGCGCAGACGCGCCGCGAGCTCTTCATCGGCAACTGCTACGCCGTCTCGCCGCGCCGCGCCGTCGAGCGCTTCGGGGGCGTGCGGGCCGTCGTGCTCAAGGGGAAGCCCCGCTTCGCGGACTTCAGCCTCGTGCCCCACGGCTGGGGCGCCTACGTCTCCCCCTGGGTCGCCGCGCTCGGCCCCGCCTACCCGCGCCTCGAGCGCATCTGCCTCAAGCGGATGACCGTCTCCGACGACGAGCTCGCGCTCATCCCCAAGTCCTTCCCGCTCTTCAAGGAGCTCTCGCTCGTCTGCTGCGACGGCTTCACCACCCGCGGCCTCGCCGTCATCGCCGAGGGCTGCCG GCATCTTCGGGTACTGGATCTGACTGAAGATTATTTCcatgaggaggagagcgaggtGGTGGATTGGATCTCCAAGTTTCCAGAGAGCAACACGTCGCTGGAATCGCTTGTATTTGATTGTGTTAGTGTCCCATTCAACTTTGAGGCCCTGGAGGCACTTGTTGCACGCTCACCAGCTCTGCGTCGTCTGCGCGTCAATGATCATGTGTCGATAGAGCAGTTGCGTCGTCTCATGGCAAGGGCACCCCATCTAACTCACCTTGGCACTGGATCATTCCGATCTGAGCCAGGCCCTGGGGGTGCTTTGTCTGTGTCTGAGCTCGCTACCTCTTTCGCAGCGTCCAGATCACTTGTTTGTTTGTCAGGTTTCTTGGATGCCAATGCAGCATACCTCCCAGCAATCTACCAAGTTTGTGCCAATCTCACTTCCCTCAATTTTAGCTTTGCGGGTCTAACTGATGAAGAGTTCATACCAGTTATTCGCCACTGCGTCAATCTTCGCACTTTATGG GTTCTTGATACTGTGGGTGATGAAGGCCTTAGGGCTGTGGCTGAAACATGCTCAAATCTCCGTGAGCTACGTGTTTTTCCTCTGGATGCCACTGAGGATTCTGAGGGCTCAGTCTCAGATATTGGTCTCCAGGCAATCTCAGAAGGCTGCCGAAAGCTCGAATCAATTCTCTACTTTTGCCAGCGCATGACAAATGCAGCAGTAATTGCTATGTCCGAGAACTGCCCTGACCTTTTGGTGTTCCGCCTCTGTATTATGGGCCGCCACCGCCCTGATCGGATTACCGGGGCGCCCATGGATGAGGGTTTTGGGGCGATTGTGATGAACTGCAAGAAGCTCACCAGACTCTCAGTCTCTGGCCTGCTCACTGATAAGGCGTTTGCATACATTGGGAGACACGGAAAACTCATAAAGACTCTGTCTGTTGCCTTTGCTGGGAATAGTGACATGTCTCTTCAGCATGTGTTTGAGGGGTGCACTAGGTTGCAGAAGCTCGAGGTCAGAGATAGCCCTTTTGGCGACAAAGGATTGCTCTCTGGCCTGAACTATTTTTACAACATGAGGTTCTTTTGGATGAACTCATGCAGGCTAACTGTGAAGGGTTGTGGGGATGTAGCTCAGCAAATGCCTAATCTGGTGGTTGAAGTAATGAAGGAAAATGAAGGGGAAATGGATACCGTTGATAAGCTGTACCTGTATCGATCGTTGGCAGGACCAAGGGAAGATGCTCCATCATTTGTCAACATCTTGTAG
- the LOC125514702 gene encoding SNW/SKI-interacting protein A, with protein MGTLREILPSPKTSSSTFYDHSSDPWFKERYGGEPAEAAAGKLAGPAKPVPPYGKRTGFVPRRPEDFGDGGAFPEILLAQYPLGMGRRDDKGGSKILALTVDAQGSVAFDAVVKQGENAKKIVYSKHSDIVPKIATADSEAVEDEEYDKEVEETKERTVAALQKIVNVRLSAAQPKNVPTHDSESKFIKYKPSQQSAAFNSGAKERIIRMSEMASDPLDPPKFKHKRVPRASGSPPVPVMHSPPRPVTVKDQQDWKIPPCISNWKNPKGYTIPLDKRLAADGRGLQEVQINDNFAKLSEALYVAEQKAREAVQMRSKVQRELMLKEKERKEQELRALAQKARMERSGAPPPSTGMPVGGGRERERERVVDDGDADMDLEQPREQRRETREEREARIERDRIREERRRERERERRLEAKEAAGTHKKSKLTRDRDRDVGEKVALGMAHTGAKTGEVMYDQRLFNQDKGMDSGFGADDQYNLYSKGLFTAQSSMSSLYRPKKDGDSEVYGGDADEQLEKVMKTERFKPDKAFTGAPERAGKRDRPVEFDKQEEADPFGLDQFLTEVKKGKKAVDKIGGGGTMKASGGSSRDDYEGGGSGSAFSNIIPKDFFGEYDPSYTRKNANIILKDFFGEYDLSCRRKNLML; from the exons ATGGGGACCCTCAGGGAGATCCTGCCGTCGCCCAagacgtcgtcgtccaccttcTACGACCACAGCAGCGACCCGTGGTTCAAGGAGCGGTACGGCGGGGAGCccgcggaggcggcggcggggaagcttGCGGGCCCCGCCAAGCCCGTGCCTCCCTACGGCAAGCGCACCGGCTTCGTGCCCCGGCGGCCGGAGGACTTCGGCGATGGCGGCGCCTTCCCCGAGATCCTCCTCGCGCAGTACCCGCTCGGCATGGGCCGCCGCGACGACAAGGGCGGGTCCAAGATCCTCGCGCTCACCGTCGACGCGCAGGGCAGCGTCGCCTTCGACGCCGTCGTCAAGCAGGGCGAGAACGCCAAGAAGATCGTCTACTCCAAGCACAGCGACATCGTGCCCAAGATCGCCACGGCCGACTCGGAAGCCGTCGAGGACGAGGAGTACGACAAGGAGGTCGAGGAGACCAAAGAGCGGACCGTAGCTGCCCTGCAGAAGATTGTCAACGTCCGCCTCTCTGCTGCCCAGCCCAAGAACGTTCCGACGCATGATTCGGAATCAAAGTTCATCAAGTATAAGCCGTCGCAGCAGTCGGCAGCGTTCAATTCAGGTGCCAAGGAGAGGATTATTAGGATGTCGGAGATGGCTTCGGATCCTCTTGACCCACCAAAGTTCAAGCATAAGCGGGTGCCCCGTGCGTCTGGGTCGCCGCCTGTGCCGGTGATGCACTCGCCACCACGGCCCGTCACAGTGAAGGACCAGCAGGATTGGAAGATCCCACCTTGCATTTCAAATTGGAAGAATCCAAAGGGTTACACAATCCCACTCGACAAGAGGTTGGCAGCTGATGGGAGGGGGCTGCAGGAGGTTCAGATTAATGATAACTTTGCAAAGCTTTCAGAAGCATTGTATGTTGCAGAGCAGAAGGCGAGGGAAGCAGTGCAGATGCGCTCCAAGGTGCAGAGGGAGCTAATGCTAAAGGAGAAGGAGAGGAAGGAGCAAGAGCTGAGGGCACTTGCACAGAAGGCCCGCATGGAAAGGTCTGGTGCTCCACCTCCATCTACAGGTATGCCTGTCGGaggtgggagggagagagagcgGGAGAGGGTTGTTGATGATGGGGATGCAGATATGGATTTGGAGCAGCCACGTGAGCAGCGCAGGGAAActagagaagagagggaggcgaGGATTGAGCGTGACAGGATCCGTGAGGAGCGGAGGcgtgagagggagagggagaggaggcTGGAGGCAAAGGAGGCTGCTGGAACGCATAAAAAGAGTAAGCTCACTAGAGACAGGGACCGTGACGTTGGTGAGAAGGTGGCCCTGGGTATGGCACACACTGGTGCGAAGACCGGGGAAGTCATGTATGACCAGAGGCTCTTTAACCAGGACAAGGGAATGGACTCTGGTTTTGGTGCTGATGATCAGTACAACCTGTATTCGAAGGGCCTCTTCACAGCACAGTCCAGTATGTCCTCACTTTACAGGCCCAAGAAGGATGGTGATTCTGAAGTGTATGGTGGTGATGCCGACGAACAGTTGGAGAAGGTTATGAAGACAGAGAGGTTCAAGCCTGACAAGGCATTTACCGGTGCTCCAGAGAGGGCTGGCAAGAGAGATAGACCCGTGGAGTTTGATAAGCAAGAGGAGGCTGATCCATTTGGTCTTGATCAGTTCTTGACTGAGGTGAAGAAGGGAAAGAAAGCTGTGGACAAGATTGGTGGCGGAGGAACTATGAAGGCAAGTGGTGGATCTTCAAGGGATGATTACGAGGGTGGGGGGTCTGGGAG TGCATTTTCAAATATCATCCCGAAGGATTTCTTTGGAGAATATGATCCTTCTTACACAAGGAAGAACGCAAATATCATCCTGAAGGATTTCTTTGGAGAATATGATCTTTCTTGCAGAAGGAAGAACCTGATGCTTTAG